One window of Phycisphaeraceae bacterium genomic DNA carries:
- a CDS encoding nitroreductase family protein — MSDHVFISHRPYTPSLSPEQAAGAFYETMAMRRTVREYADKPVSRETIEMCVRAAGTAPSGAHKQPWRFVAVADPVVKSKIRAAAEEEEREFYARRANEEWLHDLAPFGTDPNKPFLETAPWVVVVFKMMKTDTGGQVYYVNESVGIAVGLFLAAAHHAGLATLTHTPSPMGFLSEVLGRPDHERPYVVIPVGYPAENCVVPKLERKPLDEIFIAI, encoded by the coding sequence ATGTCAGACCATGTCTTTATCTCCCATCGACCTTACACACCGAGTTTAAGCCCTGAGCAGGCAGCCGGCGCGTTCTACGAGACTATGGCCATGCGCCGTACCGTCCGTGAGTATGCAGACAAGCCAGTGTCCAGGGAAACGATTGAGATGTGCGTTCGCGCCGCAGGCACCGCGCCTTCCGGCGCACACAAGCAGCCATGGCGCTTCGTTGCTGTTGCAGATCCTGTCGTGAAATCAAAGATTCGTGCTGCTGCTGAAGAGGAAGAACGAGAGTTCTACGCGCGCAGAGCCAACGAGGAGTGGCTGCACGATCTTGCACCGTTTGGCACCGACCCAAACAAGCCATTTCTCGAGACAGCTCCATGGGTTGTCGTGGTATTCAAGATGATGAAAACCGATACCGGTGGTCAGGTGTATTACGTAAATGAATCTGTTGGGATCGCCGTTGGTTTGTTTCTTGCAGCGGCGCATCACGCGGGACTCGCAACACTCACGCACACTCCCAGCCCAATGGGGTTCCTCTCAGAGGTGCTGGGGCGGCCCGATCATGAGCGTCCGTACGTTGTAATTCCTGTCGGATATCCAGCGGAGAATTGCGTGGTGCCCAAACTTGAACGCAAACCGCTAGACGAGATCTTCATAGCGATCTAA